Below is a genomic region from bacterium BMS3Abin08.
GGTAGGAGATCATTCCCAGCCCCCCTACCACAAGAAAAAGAACCCTGACCTTCGGGGTAAAGACAGATATCAATCCAAGGTCTTCTATGATTCTTTCCCCCAGAAGCCACCATAAAATCATCATGGGGTTGGTGAGTGACAGGGAAAAACCCGTGGCAAAGGACACACCCTTATGTCTTAGGTGTATGGAGTCGGGATTGAAACTGTGATATTGAAGCCCCTGCCTGATTACCGATATTCCAAGGACAATTAACAGTACGCCACCTGCAAGCCAGAATATCGCCATCACCTTCTTCTCTCTCAAAAAAGGTGTAATACCGAAAAATGCAACTACGCCGTATAAAAGATCAGCAGAAAGCGATCCAAGGGCAACCGACATTGCAGAGCGAAGATGACCCGTGACAGCCCTCCGTGCAACTTCAATCTGGACTGCGCCCACGGGGATAGCAGTAAGAAAACCCATTATGTATGTAACGACTATAAGCAGTGTAAACTTCATGTCATAATCCGTTTATAATTACCGGTATCCCCCCCTGCGGAAGGTTATTAAACCGGCAAATAAATACAGAGTTTTTAACTGGATAAGAGTTTGTTGCACAAACAGAAAAAAAGCGATATGTGTCATTCTGAATTTATTTCAGAATCTCTAAAAATCAATATGTTATGAGACGCAGTCTATTCGCCTTGCCAAGCCTGAAACAATATCCCGAAATCTTTCGGGACACATGGTTCAGAGCCTGCCCTGAATTTAGTTCAGGGGTGACAAAACAAGGTGTTGCGTAACAAGCTCTTAAGTGATTGATTTTGACGAATATGTCTCTCTGAATAGTTGCCGGGTTAATATATTCTATGGCATTGGCTATTATTTTGACAAACAGTTCAATAGTGATGCCCTTATCCCTAATTGTCACCCCTGAATTTACAGCACTCTTATTACCCATCTATTTATCGGCTCAAGGGAGGCCCTGAGTCTATATATAATAAGGCAGGCAAACAC
It encodes:
- a CDS encoding lysE type translocator, whose protein sequence is MKFTLLIVVTYIMGFLTAIPVGAVQIEVARRAVTGHLRSAMSVALGSLSADLLYGVVAFFGITPFLREKKVMAIFWLAGGVLLIVLGISVIRQGLQYHSFNPDSIHLRHKGVSFATGFSLSLTNPMMILWWLLGERIIEDLGLISVFTPKVRVLFLVVGGLGMISYPGLLAGTLYWIKRFVSPSIIMRVTIASGFLLLLLAIYFIGRSLVTLI